The following are from one region of the Canis lupus baileyi chromosome 25, mCanLup2.hap1, whole genome shotgun sequence genome:
- the RASSF8 gene encoding ras association domain-containing protein 8 — MELKVWVDGVQRIVCGVTEVTTCQEVVIALAQAIGRTGRYTLIEKWRDTERHLAPHENPIISLNKWGQYASDVQLILRRTGPSLSERPTSDSVARIPERTLYRQSLPPLAKLRPQIDKSIKRREPKRKSLTFTGGAKGLMDIFGKGKETEFKQKVLNNCKTTADELKKLIRLQTEKLQSIEKELESNEIEIQFWEQKYNSNLEEEIVRLEQKIKRNDVEIEEEEFWENELQIEQENEKQLKDQLQEIRQKITECESKLKDYLAQIQTMESGLEAEKLQREVQEAQVNEEEVKGKIGKVKGEIDIQGQQSLRLENGIKAVERSLGQATKRLQDKEQELEQLTKELRQVNLQQFIQQTGTKVTVLPAEPIEVEASHADIEREAPFQSGSLKRPGSSRQLPSNLRILQNPISSGFNPEGIYV, encoded by the exons ATGGAACTTAAAGTATGGGTGGATGGAGTTCAAAGGATTGTTTGTGGGGTCACCGAAGTTACAACTTGCCAGGAGGTTGTAATAGCCTTAGCTCAAGCGATAG GTCGAACTGGAAGGTACACTCTTATAGAAAAATGGAGAGATACTGAAAGACACTTAGCACCTCATGAAAATCCTATCATATCCTTAAACAAATGGGGGCAGTATGCTAGTGATGTACAGCTAATTTTACGTCGAACAGGGCCATCTCTTAGTGAGCGACCCACTTCAGACAGTGTGGCTCGAATTCCAGAAAGAACTTTATATAGGCAGAGTTTGCCCCCCTTGGCTAAACTGAGGCCTCAGATCGACAAATCAATCAAAAGGAGAGAACCTAAAAGGAAATCATTAACATTTACAGGAGGTGCCAAAGGATTAATGGACATTTTTGGAAAgggcaaagaaactgaatttaaGCAAAAGGTGCTGAATAACTGCAAAACAACAGCAGATGAGTTAAAGAAGCTGATCCGGTTGCAGACAGAAAAGCTTCAATCCATTGAGAAAGAGCTAGAATCAAATGAAATTGAAATACAATTTTGGGAGCAAAAATATAATTCTAACCTTGAAGAGGAAATTGTCCGCCTGGAGCAAAAGATCAAAAGAAATGATGtagaaattgaagaggaagaatTTTGGGAAAATGAATTGCAGATtgaacaggaaaatgaaaaacagctgAAGGATCAACTTcaagaaataagacagaaaataacaGAATGTGAGAGTAAATTAAAGGACTATTTGGCTCAGATCCAGACTATGGAAAGCGGTCTTGAAGCAGAAAAATTGCAACGGGAAGTTCAGGAGGCACAAGTCAATGAAGAAGAGGTTAAAGGAAAGATTGGTAAGGTCAAAGGAGAAATTGACATTCAAGGCCAACAGAGTCTGAGGCTGGAGAATGGCATTAAAGCTGTAGAAAGATCTCTTGGACAAGCCACCAAACGATTACAG GACAAAGAACAAGAACTGGAGCAGTTGACTAAGGAGCTGCGGCAAGTCAATCTCCAGCAGTTCATCCAACAGACAGGGACAAAAGTTACCGTGTTGCCAGCAGAGCCCATTGAAGTAGAGGCCTCACATGCAGACATAGAAAGGG AGGCACCATTCCAGTCCGGGTCCCTGAAGCGGCCTGGCTCGTCGCGGCAGCTCCCCAGTAATCTTCGTATTCTACAGAATCCTATCTCATCTGGTTTTAATCCTGAAGGCATATATGTATAA